The following are encoded together in the Marmota flaviventris isolate mMarFla1 chromosome 18, mMarFla1.hap1, whole genome shotgun sequence genome:
- the LOC114100907 gene encoding zinc finger protein 235-like isoform X2 yields the protein MISQLEREEKLWMKEIHTHTGGRNQSRVESRHEAGLKCLSLGELSCWQIKRHVVNRLTESQDCGVDSQGRCSQFPKQCGGSCHVGVGEPVQAAGEDGSLVNLLGDHPIIENQGFPNGRAQSSWSKLCCSETQNHQKSCKQMKSKLCLFAPHVDIFSCSSHHHSDAGQDRAKASPLTEHSVHPGRKTHQTAGHEEASRDSPSPGRQQVLFGKKPLARSLHGADPSGVPALQTVHTGKKRYWCHECGKGFSQSSNLQTHQRVHTGEKPYTCPECGKSFNQSSHLYAHLPIHTGEKPYRCESCGKGFSRSTDLNIHCRVHTGEKPYKCEVCGKGFTQRSHLQAHERIHTGEKPYKCGDCGKRFSCSSNLHTHQRVHTEEKPYRCEQCGKCFSLSFNLHSHQRVHTGEKPYKCDECGKGFSSASSFQSHQRVHTGEKPFRCNVCGKGFSQSSYFQAHQRVHTGEKPYKCEVCGKRFNWSLNLHNHQRVHTGEKPYKCEECGKGFSQASNLQAHQSVHTGEKPFKCVACQKRFSQASHLQAHQRVHTGEKPYKCDTCGKAFSQRSNLQVHQIIHTGEKPFKCEECGKEFSWSAGLSAHQRVHTGEKPYTCQQCGKGFSQASHFHTHQRVHTGERPYICHVCCKGFSQRSHLVYHQRVHAGGSL from the coding sequence GAGGCAGGAATCAAAGCAGGGTGGAGAGTCGTCATGAAGCAGGACTGAAGTGCCTTTCCTTGGGAGAGCTTTCATGCTGGCAAATCAAGAGACATGTTGTGAATAGACTGACTGAAAGTCAAGACTGCGGGGTAGACAGTCAAGGGAGGTGCTCTCAGTTCCCCAAGCAGTGCGGGGGCTCCTGCCACGTGGGAGTGGGAGAGCCCGTCCAGGCAGCTGGGGAGGATGGCTCTCTTGTGAATCTCCTTGGGGATCATCCCATTATTGAAAATCAGGGGTTTCCAAATGGAAGAGCTCAGAGTTCTTGGAGTAAACTATGTTGCAGTGAGACACAGAACCATCAGAAAAGTTGTAAACAGATGAAAAGCAAACTGTGTTTATTTGCCCCCCATGTTGACATTTTCAGTTGCAGTTCACACCACCACAGTGATGCGGGGCAGGACAGAGCGAAGGCTTCCCCTCTGACCGAGCATAGCGTTCACCCAGGGCGGAAAACTCACCAGACTGCTGGACATGAGGAAGCCTCCAGGGACAGTCCCAGTCCTGGGCGTCAGCAGGTTCTCTTTGGAAAGAAGCCTCTGGCACGGAGCCTTCATGGGGCCGACCCCTCGGGTGTTCCTGCACTGCAGACCGTTCACACGGGAAAGAAGCGCTACTGGTGTCATGAGTGTGGCAAGGGTTTCAGCCAGAGCTCCAACCTGCAGACCCATCAGCGAgtccacactggggagaagccctacacTTGCCCCGAGTGTGGCAAGAGCTTTAACCAGAGCTCACACCTGTACGCCCATTTGCCTATCCACACGGGAGAGAAGCCCTACCGGTGTGAGAGCTGCGGGAAGGGCTTCAGCCGCAGCACGGACCTCAACATCCACTGCCGGGTCCACACCGGGGAGAAGCCGTACAAGTGTGAGGTGTGCGGGAAGGGCTTCACCCAGAGGTCCCACCTCCAGGCCCACGAGAGGATCCACACAGGGGAGAAGCCATATAAATGCGGGGACTGCGGGAAGCGCTTCAGCTGTAGCTCCAACCTTCACACCCACCAGCGGGTGCACACGGAGGAAAAGCCGTACAGGTGCGAGCAGTGCGGCAAGTGCTTCAGTCTGAGCTTCAATCTCCACAGCCATCAGCGCGTCCACACCGGGGAGAAGCCGTACAAATGCGACGAGTGCGGCAAGGGCTTCAGCTCAGCCTCAAGTTTCCAGAGCCACCAGCGGGTCCACACCGGGGAGAAGCCATTCCGCTGCAACGTGTGTGGGAAGGGCTTCAGCCAGAGCTCCTATTTCCAGGCCCACCAGCGGGtgcacactggagagaagccgtacAAGTGTGAGGTGTGTGGGAAGCGCTTCAACTGGAGCCTGAACCTGCACAATCATCAGCGCGTCCACAccggagagaagccctataagtGTGAGGAGTGTGGCAAGGGCTTCAGCCAGGCCTCCAACCTTCAGGCCCACCAGAGCGTGCACACTGGGGAAAAGCCCTTCAAGTGTGTGGCGTGTCAGAAGCGGTTCAGCCAGGCCTCGCACCTGCAGGCCCACCAGAGagtccacactggagagaagccctacaaatgtgacaCCTGCGGCAAGGCCTTCAGCCAGAGGTCAAACCTCCAAGTCCACCAGATAATCCACACCGGGGAGAAGCCCTTTAAGTGCGAGGAGTGCGGGAAGGAGTTCAGCTGGAGCGCAGGGCTCAGCGCCCACCAGAGGGTGCACACGGGGGAGAAGCCCTACACCTGCCAACAGTGCGGGAAGGGCTTCAGCCAGGCCTCCCACTTCCACACGCACCAGAGGGTCCACACGGGCGAGAGGCCGTACATCTGCCACGTCTGCTGCAAGGGCTTCAGCCAGAGGTCGCACCTTGTCTACCACCAGAGGGTCCACGCTGGAGGGAGTCTGTAG